The window GGTTGAgacgattcccaataaaggtaATTAATGGaccgttaatgagctaacggtcacacttaaaggagatccataaccgccattaatggggcattaatggagactttctggttactgagagttacgatcacatgactataaatagcttacaTCACAAGCTactgaggtacacattcacattCTCACTCTAGACCCTTctcttgtcaatacagtttcTTCATTAttcctatactgactttggcatcgaagCTTCCCCCCGTCAAACCTAACGACGCCCCCCATAAGGAAGGAATTCGATCAGAAGTTCATCGCCAGTTAtcaacacaaaaacatgaaaaatacgaaaaacatgaaaacgtgaataacacgaaaaagtaacaagatgaaaaaaataaaaaaacgtgaaaaaaaagaaaaagggaaaaaccgaaaaactaaacgtgaaaacatggaaaaaatgaagaaaaaatacagaaaaaacACAACAACGTTAATAACACGAGAAAACgtacaaaaaatgccaaaaatgtgaaaaaacgtttttcatgtttttaacatcaatttttttcacattttcgtgttttttcacttttttccatgttttccatatttttaatattttttttacttttcgtgattttcgcatttttccacttttcgtgtttttaacaaattttcacgtttttttgttgtgttttttcacgtttttaatGTATTATTTCCGTCTATTAAACTATAGTTCGATCAGCTAACCATCATTGAATAttcatagaaaaaataaattttaatttataattattcacattaaaattaatttcgaaaaatattaaaatttaaattgaagAAATTATAATAGATAATTATACAGGTTTAAACACGGTGTATCACGTTACATATTACCATTGAATAGAAGCGGAAGAAACGAACCACAATCTTGTATTACCGGTTACCAAACTCCTATGTCAATGATTGTCGGGAGGAGAAGCGATCGTTCCACGAACTAAGTGCAAAACCTTAGAAAGAGAAAGGGATGAGCGTCGAGTAAAGAGAGAATTTTCTGCTCTTAAATGTATGTTGATTATGTCTCTGTCTAAGTCTCTTTATatagaaaaagatgaaaagattAATTCTAATCGAAGTGAGactcataaaatattaattaactaTTTATTATAACTTGTGATTACAtaatatttctatttattttaattacttAATTAGATAAATCTGGATCCATATTTATCCACCCGATCTGAATTCTCTCTCACTCGCTCGTAAGGTAACATATTCGTTTGTCTATTCTACTTTCATGCTTGCAAATAAATTGTGCGACCAACATACCCTCGAGAGCTCTATTGTTATACACTCGTTTGACATATATAATGTCTTGATTAACATATTAGGAATATATAGCCTCTTACAAATacgtatcgaaaatgttgtataTCTTTATCTTAGATTTCTCATCACATCCATTGTAATTAATTGGATCTCTGTAATCTTCTATTTTCACAATTATGCATATATGTACAATTGTCTGGACTGTGAAATAGAAACTTTAAGTATGTGAACAACTGGAAATATTTCCCTCTTACTGTATTACTTCCATCATAATCTAATTCACTTATCTAGCTAATTTCGTCATTTACTACCATAATAGCCGCTTATGAAAGTAAACGGTCCGAATGACTGTTAAcgacctaaaaataaaaaatctaagaataaaattgtttataatcacattttttatttttcatattaccattttttaagttttctcCCTCTAAACAGTTAAATTCTCTTTCCTAACTAAACAAAacttaaataacctcaaaaccaaaaaaaattaagaattaacAGCAACGAGATCCAAACTTCAACGACCGTCGGTACAATTTAATCTACCCTATTAAGGGCAGTTCCTAGCTAAATTATCctttttccaaaaatatcagAGCAGATTTGTATTGTATGTTATGCATCCCTCTCTCTATCTATAGACCTTTCAAATATTCAGTCAATCCATGTATGTCTAAAACATAATATGgaaatcaattacaccaaaatTCCAATAACTATCAACATCTATAAACTCAAATTCTTTCTCAGAAGAATAGCTGAGTTCAAAATTTTGATATGCTCCAACTCAAACACATACAGATATCCAATGAGCAGCAAAGCAATCAGTCATGACTTGTGAGCACCATTGCTGCAACTCTCTTCAAAGATTCAGATGCCTTGAGCATATCAGATTCAGAATGAGCAGCCGAGACCAATACTTTTATTCCTACAGGCAAGCGACATTTATCGAGTATCGATCTTTTTGTAACTACCACGAGTACCGAGTCTTCCTTCAATGCCTGCAAAATTGTAACACCATTAAGGAGGGAGATTAGTAGAGGATTAAGCATCGAAATGTATGGTCAGAATGAGGAGAAATAACTCCTTACGCGTTCAGCGATCTGTTCAAGTAGTTTCAGGTCAGCGTTCGCTGAACCTGTGGACTTCTGCAGTCTCAGAAAAACAATAGGTGATTCTGGATTGCTTGATATGGTGAGGCCTTGTATGTTGTACAGTCCTACAGTTGCCAAGTGAATGTTATAAGATATTTCTAGAAACAAATTGGACACTTTGCTCCGGTATTTGacacaatttatcattttgGTATGTTCTTGAGTAAATTGCATTCATGTTCTTAAATTCTTAATGAGAAAATCATCATTGTTTAACTTTGGTTTCATCCATGGTTCTTTTGTCCGGAAACCAGCAAACACATGCCGGAGATGCAGCATAGATGATaggcataaaaaaaaaaaaaacatgtggcaaaattttgatggaaaaaataatttttattttattttcaacaTAGAAGATTTTGATGACATCTCATCCACGTGGCATGTCCAGTGAATGTGTTTGTTGGTTCGGTAAAAAAGAACAACGGGTTAAACAACGATGACTTTCTCCTTAAAAATTTAAGATTTATGGCATTTATGTTCCATTTTTTATAATTCAGTACCACGGGTACAATTAACCCTCGGTCCTTCTTCAATTTTGGCACATTTAGACTTAGCACCCTGTacaattttttttgcaaaattaCCATTCACCTTTTAAAAAAGCACGGTTTACTGATAAACAGTTTGTCAGTGGTCAAATTTAGGGTAAAATTTTACATGGGTCACACATGCCAAAATTGAAGTGCATGGGCCAAAATGAAAAATTGTGCCAAGTATAGAAGCCAAATTCTGGCTTTTTTGCCCTATTTCTGGTGTACCCTAGGTTTGTAAGAAACTCATTCAggggccaaaaaaaaaaaaagagatcaTTTAATAAAGAAGAGGAAATTGGAGTGGGGATGGTGGAAGAGGGCATATAGACTCGTGATAGGCAGGCTGGAGTGGAAATATGTTTTCATGAAATTTGACATCACGTGAGATAAAGGTTTTTTTAGTAGAAAGAGTAAGTAGGcgaaagactttttggtttgaaGAGTACGTAAATTTATCCTGGGGAAAGTCAGGATTAGAAGCAAACACGAGACAGCCAAAGACCTTGATATTATCATAGGCAGGAATGATATGAAATAGAACCTCATAAGGGGTTTTATGATTGAGTACAGGGGTTGGGAGGCGGTTAATAATGTGAACAGCGGTCAATACACAATTCCCCAAAAAGATAGAGGAAGATGAGCTCCTCAAAGTCTCAATGCTCGGGCGTTTTTGAGAATGTGCCTATGTTTCCTTTCAACAAGGGCATTTTGTTGAGGTCTCCGCACACAAGAGGTTTGGTGGACAATGCCATGAGTGTCAAAGAACTGTTTACATGTAACCACCGTTTTCGATTTTACTAATCACAATTTTTGGAGTTCTCcaaaaagttcaagaattaaagttgtttaaaataccATTTCTATCAGCTCTACGATAGATATCTACTATTGGAGTGGCGAAGGTTAAGGGACTTTGATGTTACTAAAGAGCAAACTTCAGTTTGTCTACGGTTATGAAAATAAGGAGccataaaaaaaagttagacCAAAGTTGAggggccataggtgtaatttaccttcTCTTTGTGCAAAAACCTAGTCCAATTCAATAGTCCAGGAAGGAACGGAAAAGGAAAAACATAGTAATAAGCAGGACCAACCTTTCCACAATGTAGCAATGTTTTCTTTCAGTTTGGTTATCAAGGCAGGATTACTCTCCAAGACATCAAGAGCAGTAATTGCAGCACTTGCAAGATATGGAGGCAAAGAAGCAGAAAATACATATCCAGAGCTGCTCAACCGCTGCATATCAGATTGGCAAAGAATAACATTTAAGAACATCATTTAAGAATAACAGAAATGGTTTAACTGTTTAGATATGTTATGTCTGAATTCATACTTGGTGATCAACGACTCTTTCGCTCCCTGTGCAAAATCCTCCTTCAGTAGCTAGTGCATGTCCCATAGCTGCAGTCATAATATCTATCTTCTCAACCTGCATGCCTCATCATCAGAAATTACAGAGTTCATACTTGATAATATGAAGAGTATTCCAAACGTACCGGAACCCCGTAGTATTCAGTTAGTCCTTTCCCAGACCTGCCAAGCACCCCAAATGAGTTGCTCTCGTCCAATAAAACCCGAAATCGGTATTTCTCCTTCAATCTGATGATCTCATCTAAGGGAGCTATTTGGCCAGAATTCTAAATTTATCAAAGTCATAACAATAAACTTCCAGTCAAGCAAAAATCTTCAATAATAAAGGCTTTTCTTTCTTATTTGGAAAGATTTACAATGCCATAGTACAATGATATAACAGAGCACAAACAAGAATAACCAACTTCAGAGCACTCTATGCCAGATTATCATAAACTTGAAACAATACCAAGAACTTATATTTTTTGCAatcatattataatttataaattatattcacCACATGATTGTTGTTATTTTAGgctggcgcaacggtaaacgttgttgtcgtgtgaccaagaggtcacgggttcgagtcttaggagcggcctcttgccaaataaattggtaggggaagcagtacacccttgtggtgggatccctccccggaccctcgctcagcggggacacgtagtgcaccgggctgcCCCCTTTTTTTTACAATGACCAtatgagggtcacttggtggcctttacagccggtcccaagcccggacaaaggaggagggttgcggtaggtttgtggcggccagcgtaaaacttagtcacatcttatgacatgaaccataatataaataccgttggggcgttccctactcagcgacgcgctgcacttcctagacccgggtgtagtgataaatgtgcaagggttgctaggtcgtcgccccgaagcggcgcgccaccccaggacccgggggtggtgtcaaatatgcaagggttgcgggtaaataagctagtccacggtaatggtaggggtaggggtaagggtagtaggttacgctttgggacatggaacataggttctttgacaggaagattagctgaaattgtagatgttatgaagaggaggagaataaatatattatgcctacaagaaaccaagtgggttggagctaaggctagagagatagctccttggggttataagctttggtactcaggaaaggataagggtagaaatggagtaggtattcttattgatagggagtatattgatgaggtagtagcggtgtctaggaagagtgatagaattatgagtgttaagctagtgataggggatgaggttgtgaatgtcattagtgcatatgcgccacaaataggattagatgtgtctataagacaagctttttgggatgacttagaggaagtggtgcaaccggttcctagggatgaaaaaatggtactagggggtgatctcaatggacacgtgggttctaggcgagatgggtttgagagtgttcatggagggtatggttttggagataagaatgaagcaggaaatgatattttggaattcgcatcagcctatgacttgagtatcatgaacacatggtttatgaagagaacatcccacttagtgacttatcggagtggcggtaatgcgagccaaattgacttcttcttagtaaggagtgcttggagaaagagttatattgattgtaaggtgatccctggtgagagtacgacaacccaacatagagtagtggtgctagattttcgaagtaggaaatgtataagaaaacaaacacctcaagtagagactaagattaagtggtggaaattgcaaggggagaatcaacaaaaatttgtggatgagatgaccaaaaaagatatttggacttgcaatatggattcagatatagattcgatatggaataagatggagcatagtataagggaagtagcgaaggaagttctaggggaatctaaaggtagcatgccaccgggtaaggacacatcttggtggacagaagaagtacgacaagcagtaaagagtaagagagaatcctataaactattggggaaatgtaggagtgacgagaactacgaaaaatacaaagaggctaaaagggaagtaaagaaggtcatacgagatgctagagcaaaggtgaatcgggatctgtatacaagattggatacgaaagaaggggaaagagacatatatagaattgctcggatgagagataggaagacgcgagatctcggaaaagttaaatgtgtgaaggatgtggaccagaaagtcctagttggagataaggatatcaaggaacgatggaggtcctattttgatgacttatttaatggagatcgccaacaagatgttggagatataagtatccatcacgatatgataaatcatgaatgcctgcggagaattcaaaagggtgaagtcaaaatggcattaagtaagatgaagttgaagaaagcagtaggacctgatggcatccctattgagatttggagatgtttgggagaaagaggaatcgaatggttgacgacgttcttcaacaaaatttggagaaacaataagatgccatcagaatggaggaaaagtaccttaatccctttgtataagaacaaaggcgatgtccaagattgtgccaactatcggggaatcaaattaatgagtcacactatgaaactttgggagcgagtgattgaacaaaggctaaggaggacggtgaagatctcggaaaaccagtttggctttatgccgggaagatcaactatggaagtcatccatctaatgagacaattaatggagcactatcgaaataagaagaaagacttgcatatggttttcattgacttggagaaagcatatgataaggtaccaagggaagtactttgctgggccttgataaggaaaggcatttcgcggaaatatattgacatcataaaggacatgtatgagggagtatgcacgagtgtacgtactagtgttgggaagactgaagagtttcctattacgattggagtgcatcaaggttccgcactaagcccatttctttttgccatcgttatggatgaactaacaagttcacttcaagatggtataccatggtgcatgctgtttgcagatgatattgtgttggttgaggagacgaaagaaggagtggagatgaagttggaactatggaggcaaactctagaatctagaggctttaagttgagtcgaagtaagacagaatatttggagtgtaagtttagcggccgtaggagtagggcagggacaatcatcctagatgggagagttgttcaggtctcggattgcttccggtatttaggatctattatccaaacggatggagaagtagatggagatgttgctcataggattaaagctggttggtcgaagtggaagagtgctacgggtttcctttgtgatcccggcatgcctaatagattgaagggaaaattctaccggacggcaattagaccagcattgttatatggtacggagtgttgggcagtgaaacactgccacatccataagatgtcggtggcggagatgcgtatgttgagatggatgtgtggtcacacgagaaaggaccgggtgcgtaatgaaataattaggacaaaagtaggggtcacatctattgagaataaaatgagagaaagccgactaaggtggtttggccatgtgagacgtagagcgcttgatgcgccggttaggagaaccgaagagtggcaaagggatgtagtggtgaggggtaggggaagacctaagcaaacttggaggagggtgatcgagagtgatatgagtttattgggaattgaggaaaatatggtagtggataggacggagtggagggagcgaatctgtgtcgctgacacgacttgattttcacggttttatatgatggttcatgttgagggcgagccttggcgcaacggtaaaacgttgttgccgtgtgaccagaggtcacgggttcgagtcttaggagcggcctcttgccaattaaattggcaagggaaggcttgcccccaatacacccttgtggtgggacccctccccggaccctcgctcagcggggacgcgtaatgcgaccggg is drawn from Euphorbia lathyris chromosome 9, ddEupLath1.1, whole genome shotgun sequence and contains these coding sequences:
- the LOC136205558 gene encoding long chain base biosynthesis protein 1-like isoform X2: MQYEPPVLERPHTVINGTEVLNFASANYLGLIGHEKLLDSCTSALETYGVGSCGPRGFYGTIDVHLDCEARIAKFLGTPDSILYSYGLSTMFSAIPSFCKKGDIIVVDEGVHWGIQNGIYLSRSTIVYFKHNDMQSLQNTLEKISVENKRAKQLRRYIIVEAVYQNSGQIAPLDEIIRLKEKYRFRVLLDESNSFGVLGRSGKGLTEYYGVPVEKIDIMTAAMGHALATEGGFCTGSERVVDHQRLSSSGYVFSASLPPYLASAAITALDVLESNPALITKLKENIATLWKGLYNIQGLTISSNPESPIVFLRLQKSTGSANADLKLLEQIAERALKEDSVLVVVTKRSILDKCRLPVGIKVLVSAAHSESDMLKASESLKRVAAMVLTSHD